The genomic region GTCGCCTGGGACTACGGCCAGTACGCGGTCGGACTCGAGCAGCTCGGGTTCGACGTCTACTACCTCGAGGACACCGCGCACCCGCCGCTCCACCCGACCGAGTGGCTGTACGTCGACGATCCCTCGCCGAACCTCGCCCACCTCGAGGCGGCGCTGCGAGCTCTGTCCCCCCGGCTCGCGGAGCGCTGGCACTTCCGCATGCCCGACGGACGCGGCTACGGCATGGATCACCACGATGTCGTCGAGCTCGTGGCGGACGCCGAGCTCTTCCTCAACGTCTCGGGCATCGGGATCCTCCGCGAGGAATACCTCCCGTCGAGACGGAAGGTGCTCATCGACACCGATCCCGGCTGGAACCACTTCGTGATGTTCGACCGTCGCGACGTCGGACCCGGCCTCGAGGACGCGGAGGGGTTCCGCGGCCACGACCACTTCTTCACCTACGCCGAGCACCTGGGCGCACGGGACTGCCTCCTACCCGACCTCGGTATCGACTGGCACCCCACCCGTCCCCCGGTCGTGCTGGACGCCTGGCCGGTCGTGGGTGATCCCGGCGACCGTTGGACGACCGTTCTGTCGTGGGACAACTACCGCGACGACGTCGAACACCAGGGTCGCACCTACGGCGCCAAGGAGCGCGAGTTCGCCCGGATCGAGCGACTCCCGCAACACACCTCCACCTCCCTGGAGATCGCCGCCGGCGGAGTGCGACCCCCCGTCGAACGCTGGCGCGAGCTCGGGTGGTCCGTCGTCGACGCCCCGGCGGTCACGGGGACCGTGGAGAGCTACCGCACCTACATCCGCGGCTCGCGCGGGGAGTTCAGCGTCGCCAAGAACGTCTACGTGGACACGCGCAGTGGGTGGTTCAGTTGCCGGTCGGTCTGCTACCTCGCGGCGGGGCTCCCCGTCGTGCTCCAGGACACCGCCTGGTCCGCGCACCTCCCCACCGGCGAGGGGCTGCTGAGCTTCGACGATCTCGACGGGGCGGTCGCCGCGCTCGCCCGGGTCGAGCGCGACCCGAACGCGCACCGTCAGGCCGCCCGGGCGATCGCCGAGGAGCACTTCGCCGCCGAGGGCGTCTTGACCGGTCTCCTGGAACGGATCGGGATCGGAGCCGGCGGTGGATGAACACGAGCTGACCGGCGCCTGGGATCACGCGAGGCTGCCACCCAACGTTCGCGTCGGAGAGCGCTGCTGGCTCGAGCGTCTGGGCAGCTTCGAGCGCGTCGCGACCGAACGAGACCCGGGGCTCGTCCTCGGGGACGGCGTCAGCGTCTTCACCTGGACGACGTTCAGCATCGAGCCCACGGGGCTCGTGGAGGTCGGCGACGGGTGCGTGCTCGTTGGTGCCCTGTTCATGTGCGCCGAGCACATCCAGGTCGGGCAGCGGGTCGTCGTGTCGTACAACGTCACAATCGCCGACTGCGACTTCCACCCGCGTGACCCGGAGCTACGTCGACAGGACGCGGTCGCGGTCAGCCCGTGCCACGAGGCGGACCGCCCCCCGTTCACCACGGACCCGGTGGTGATCGAGGACGACGTCGAGATCGGGATCGGAGCGATCATCCTGAAGGGCGTGTGCGTCGGCCGCGGCGCGCGCATCGAAGCAGGCGCGGTGGTCACCGGCGACGTCGCGGCCGGGTCGACCGTGGCCGGTAACCCGGCCCGTCCTGTCACCGGAGAGGTGCGATGAGCGACCGGGCCGTGCTCGACCACGACTGGTTCTCCCGACCCCTGCCGCCGCACCTCGTCCTCGAGGAGGGCAGCTGGCTCCACTCGAGCTACGCGTTCCTGCACTGTCGGAGCGAGCGCGGGGTGCGCGTGGGGCGCCACTCGGGTATCTACATCGGCACCGCGTTCAACCTGACCGAAGCGGGCCAGGTGACGATCGGCGAGCACTGCACGATCGGCGGCGCCACCTTCACAGGCGCGGTCGAGGTGACGATCGGCGACCACGTCCTCGTGTCGTACGAGGTGGTGGTCAGCGACGACAGCCTCGGGCTGCC from Actinomycetota bacterium harbors:
- a CDS encoding acyltransferase; protein product: MSDRAVLDHDWFSRPLPPHLVLEEGSWLHSSYAFLHCRSERGVRVGRHSGIYIGTAFNLTEAGQVTIGEHCTIGGATFTGAVEVTIGDHVLVSYEVVVSDDSLGLPPEVHPRPRDPVPITIEDNAWIGARAVLLPGAMIGANAIVGAATVVDFAVPDDAIVAGNPPRIVGSVHDRSGTR
- a CDS encoding glycosyltransferase family 1 protein, yielding MRAVVCGPIATLPVGGVAWDYGQYAVGLEQLGFDVYYLEDTAHPPLHPTEWLYVDDPSPNLAHLEAALRALSPRLAERWHFRMPDGRGYGMDHHDVVELVADAELFLNVSGIGILREEYLPSRRKVLIDTDPGWNHFVMFDRRDVGPGLEDAEGFRGHDHFFTYAEHLGARDCLLPDLGIDWHPTRPPVVLDAWPVVGDPGDRWTTVLSWDNYRDDVEHQGRTYGAKEREFARIERLPQHTSTSLEIAAGGVRPPVERWRELGWSVVDAPAVTGTVESYRTYIRGSRGEFSVAKNVYVDTRSGWFSCRSVCYLAAGLPVVLQDTAWSAHLPTGEGLLSFDDLDGAVAALARVERDPNAHRQAARAIAEEHFAAEGVLTGLLERIGIGAGGG
- a CDS encoding acyltransferase, whose translation is MCAEHIQVGQRVVVSYNVTIADCDFHPRDPELRRQDAVAVSPCHEADRPPFTTDPVVIEDDVEIGIGAIILKGVCVGRGARIEAGAVVTGDVAAGSTVAGNPARPVTGEVR